A genomic window from Tolypothrix sp. PCC 7910 includes:
- the accC gene encoding acetyl-CoA carboxylase biotin carboxylase subunit yields the protein MKFDKILIANRGEIALRILRACEEMGIATVAVHSTVDRNALHVQLADEAVCIGEPASSKSYLNIPNIIAAALTRNASAIHPGYGFLAENARFAEICADHHIAFIGPTPEAIRLMGDKSTAKETMYKAGVPTVPGSDGLVESEQEGLALAKDIGYPVMIKATAGGGGRGMRLVRSESEFVKLFLAAQGEAGAAFGNSGVYIEKFIERPRHIEFQILADNYGNVIHLGERDCSIQRRNQKLLEEAPSPALDSDLREKMGQAAVKAAQFINYTGAGTIEFLLDRSGKFYFMEMNTRIQVEHPVTEMITGVDLVVEQIRIAQGERLRLTQDQVVLKGHAIECRINAEDPDHDFRPSPGRISGYLPPGGPGVRIDSHVYTDYQIPPYYDSLIGKLIVWGPDRPTAITRMKRALRECAITGLPTTIGFHQKIMETPQFLQGNVYTNFVQELNG from the coding sequence ATGAAGTTTGACAAAATATTAATTGCCAATCGGGGAGAAATCGCCCTTCGCATTCTCCGCGCCTGTGAAGAAATGGGAATTGCGACAGTTGCTGTTCACTCCACTGTTGATCGTAACGCTTTACATGTCCAACTTGCCGATGAAGCGGTTTGCATTGGCGAACCCGCCAGCAGTAAAAGTTATTTGAATATCCCCAATATTATTGCTGCCGCCTTAACACGTAATGCCAGCGCCATTCATCCTGGATATGGCTTTTTGGCAGAAAATGCCCGCTTTGCAGAAATTTGTGCCGACCATCATATTGCCTTTATTGGCCCAACTCCCGAAGCTATACGCTTGATGGGGGATAAATCTACTGCCAAAGAAACGATGTACAAGGCTGGGGTACCTACAGTACCTGGTAGTGATGGGTTAGTCGAATCTGAGCAAGAAGGATTAGCACTTGCCAAAGACATTGGCTATCCCGTCATGATAAAAGCCACAGCAGGCGGTGGTGGACGGGGTATGCGTTTAGTACGTTCTGAAAGCGAATTCGTCAAACTCTTCCTAGCTGCTCAAGGGGAAGCGGGTGCAGCTTTTGGTAATTCTGGCGTTTATATAGAAAAATTTATTGAGCGTCCACGCCACATTGAGTTTCAAATTTTGGCGGATAATTACGGCAACGTTATCCACTTAGGCGAAAGGGATTGCTCTATTCAGCGCCGGAATCAAAAGCTTTTAGAAGAAGCTCCAAGCCCTGCACTTGACTCAGACTTGCGAGAGAAAATGGGTCAGGCTGCTGTAAAAGCTGCCCAGTTTATTAACTACACTGGGGCAGGTACTATCGAATTTCTTCTGGATAGATCCGGTAAATTCTACTTTATGGAAATGAACACCCGGATTCAGGTGGAACATCCTGTAACCGAGATGATTACTGGAGTAGACTTAGTTGTCGAACAGATCCGGATTGCTCAAGGTGAAAGGCTTCGACTGACACAAGACCAAGTAGTTTTAAAAGGTCATGCAATTGAATGCCGAATTAACGCCGAAGATCCTGACCACGACTTCCGCCCTTCACCAGGACGTATCAGTGGTTATCTCCCCCCCGGTGGCCCAGGTGTGCGGATTGATTCCCATGTTTATACTGATTACCAAATTCCCCCATATTACGATTCCTTAATTGGCAAGTTAATTGTTTGGGGGCCAGACCGTCCCACTGCCATTACTCGTATGAAACGAGCATTACGGGAATGTGCTATCACCGGATTGCCTACTACTATTGGGTTTCATCAAAAAATTATGGAAACCCCACAGTTCTTGCAGGGTAATGTTTACACCAATTTCGTGCAGGAGTTGAACGGGTAA
- a CDS encoding YggT family protein, with the protein MTGVNLTTWILNPVLGLMIFLFIFRIILTWYPQVDLNRFPINLIAWPTEPFLALLRKLVPPIGGVDITPIIWVGIFSLLREILLGQQGLLTMLSRVN; encoded by the coding sequence ATGACTGGTGTTAACCTAACTACTTGGATTCTCAATCCTGTATTGGGATTGATGATATTTTTGTTCATTTTTCGCATTATTCTCACTTGGTATCCGCAAGTGGATCTAAATCGGTTCCCCATTAATCTCATAGCTTGGCCAACTGAACCTTTTTTAGCGTTGTTGCGAAAACTAGTTCCACCCATTGGTGGAGTAGATATTACACCCATTATTTGGGTTGGTATTTTCAGTTTGCTAAGAGAAATTCTACTTGGTCAGCAAGGATTACTGACCATGTTGTCTCGTGTAAATTAG
- the psbX gene encoding photosystem II reaction center X protein, which yields MTPALANFLWSLFWGTVIVVIPATVGLIFISQKDKIQRS from the coding sequence ATGACACCTGCTTTAGCAAATTTTCTTTGGAGTCTGTTTTGGGGTACTGTGATTGTCGTTATTCCTGCGACAGTTGGTTTGATTTTCATTAGCCAAAAAGATAAAATCCAACGTTCATAA
- a CDS encoding Ycf66 family protein: MINFGLNSASILAQVNFGTNSASILGIFLAVAGAALYFLRTVRPELSRDQDIFFAAVGLLCGFILIFQGWRLDPILQFGQLLLVGTTVFFAVESIRLRSIATQQAKRNTPIVDEEREVSNKYSYEKRRRGYQAEVDDDLDPLPYEEEERPVRPRIRASRDDRSSRDDYYADQSPRRSERPSSSNERQDSGERSRRRSSGGRSGSRPSDRLDDESWGSASREVDDWESSGSEARKPSRRGNNTPQRPEIRDEDVTPRPRKRRPVNDSPARREREDDEAIPTDYVEYKPIGRTDDDSDNSTNFDDI, encoded by the coding sequence ATGATAAATTTTGGGCTGAACTCAGCCAGTATTCTGGCTCAGGTAAATTTTGGGACAAACTCAGCCAGTATTCTAGGAATTTTCCTGGCTGTGGCTGGGGCAGCACTGTATTTTCTGCGGACTGTGCGTCCCGAACTGTCACGAGATCAAGATATTTTTTTTGCAGCGGTAGGCTTACTTTGTGGCTTTATTTTAATCTTCCAAGGTTGGCGATTAGACCCAATTTTGCAATTTGGTCAGCTACTTTTAGTGGGCACAACTGTATTTTTTGCGGTTGAAAGTATTCGCTTACGTAGTATTGCTACTCAGCAAGCCAAGCGCAATACTCCCATTGTGGATGAAGAGCGAGAGGTGAGCAATAAATATTCCTATGAAAAGCGGCGACGGGGATATCAAGCTGAGGTGGATGATGATTTAGATCCATTGCCTTATGAGGAAGAGGAACGCCCTGTGCGTCCCCGAATTCGTGCTAGTAGAGATGATCGCTCTTCTCGTGATGATTATTATGCAGATCAATCTCCTCGCCGGTCAGAACGTCCCAGCAGTAGTAATGAAAGACAGGACTCAGGGGAAAGAAGCCGCCGCCGCAGTTCTGGCGGCCGTTCTGGGAGCCGTCCTTCAGATAGATTGGATGACGAAAGTTGGGGTTCTGCTTCTAGAGAAGTTGATGATTGGGAAAGTTCGGGAAGTGAAGCTAGAAAACCTTCTCGCCGTGGTAATAACACGCCGCAGCGTCCAGAAATTCGTGATGAAGATGTCACCCCAAGACCAAGAAAGCGTCGTCCAGTTAATGATTCACCAGCTCGCAGAGAGCGTGAAGATGATGAGGCCATACCAACTGATTATGTAGAATACAAACCAATTGGAAGAACAGATGATGATTCTGATAATTCGACCAATTTTGATGATATCTAA
- a CDS encoding PD40 domain-containing protein, with amino-acid sequence MKKFTPGFWLQRPIHWSLVFSLASVLVSCSSSDIPLGPTSLNSRSTEEQPTLSGNGRFLAFVSNRNGSHQILVYDLQNQSFIRTPGLNRPETIAESPSLSYTGRYIVYLTSDQGRPVVALYDRATQQSQILTPVYRGWVRKPGISPDGRYVVFETASRGQWDVEVLDRGPNIELDIPSGATVAPPNSQ; translated from the coding sequence GTGAAAAAATTTACACCGGGATTTTGGCTCCAACGACCTATTCATTGGAGCCTAGTTTTTAGCTTGGCAAGTGTGCTTGTATCTTGTAGTTCTAGTGATATTCCCCTTGGGCCTACGTCCCTCAACAGTCGTTCCACAGAGGAGCAACCAACTTTGAGTGGAAATGGGCGCTTTTTAGCGTTTGTCTCCAATCGTAACGGTAGTCACCAAATTTTGGTGTATGACTTACAAAACCAAAGTTTTATTCGCACTCCAGGCTTAAACCGACCAGAAACTATTGCCGAAAGTCCTAGCTTGAGCTACACAGGGCGCTACATTGTATACCTAACTAGCGACCAAGGCAGACCAGTAGTAGCACTTTACGATCGCGCTACGCAACAATCACAAATCCTCACACCAGTCTATCGCGGCTGGGTGAGAAAACCCGGGATCAGCCCAGACGGGCGTTATGTTGTGTTTGAAACCGCCAGCCGTGGTCAGTGGGACGTTGAAGTCCTAGACCGGGGGCCAAATATTGAATTGGATATTCCCAGTGGTGCAACAGTTGCACCGCCTAATTCTCAATAG
- a CDS encoding PD40 domain-containing protein, with product MKRSIFISIFACSSLLTGCFGYPRLLSYPFDPGGRSLNSLASELNPQIAGRYIVFTTDRRGSQDVYLFDRITGNLVDLPGLNSLDTIASHPSVSEDGRYVVFGASRQGRAAIVLYDRDTRQLRNLTTNLQAEVRNPTISADGTRIAFESSNNGQWDILVYDRFGQPLNIPQDPR from the coding sequence ATGAAACGCTCTATTTTTATCTCAATATTTGCTTGCTCTAGTCTTTTGACTGGTTGTTTTGGCTACCCACGCCTTTTAAGTTATCCGTTTGATCCTGGGGGTCGCAGTCTCAACAGTTTAGCCTCAGAATTAAATCCTCAAATTGCTGGCAGATATATTGTGTTTACTACTGACAGAAGGGGCAGTCAAGATGTTTACCTATTTGATCGGATAACGGGCAATTTGGTTGATTTACCAGGTTTAAATTCCTTAGATACCATTGCTTCTCATCCCAGTGTTTCTGAGGATGGCCGTTATGTAGTTTTTGGGGCCAGTCGTCAAGGGCGAGCGGCGATTGTCCTTTATGACCGAGACACACGCCAATTGCGGAATTTAACGACAAATCTGCAAGCAGAAGTTCGCAATCCCACAATTAGCGCTGATGGTACTAGGATTGCTTTTGAATCCAGTAATAATGGGCAGTGGGATATTTTAGTCTATGACCGTTTTGGACAGCCGCTAAATATACCTCAAGATCCAAGGTAA
- a CDS encoding succinate dehydrogenase/fumarate reductase iron-sulfur subunit: protein MEILFKVIRQQENSSPIVKTYLLEVEPGNTILDCLNRIKWEQDGTLAFRKNCRNTICGSCAMRINGRSALACKENVGSEIARLEKIPSPGREANAIPEMTIAPLGNMPVIKDLVVDMGSFWNNLEAVTPYVSTAARQVPEREFLQTPQERSLLDQTGNCIMCGACYSECNAREVNPDFVGPHALAKAYRMVADSRDQTTETRLENYNEGTKGVWGCTRCLYCDSVCPMEVAPLEQITKIKQEILARKQADASRSIRHRKVLIDLVKAGGWIDERQFGIQVVANYFRDLRGLLSLAPLGLRMIARGKFPLSFESSEGTQQVRSLIESVQEEVGARD, encoded by the coding sequence ATGGAAATTCTATTTAAGGTCATTCGACAGCAAGAAAATTCCTCCCCCATTGTAAAAACTTACCTGTTGGAGGTGGAACCTGGCAATACAATCTTAGATTGTCTTAATCGCATTAAGTGGGAACAAGATGGAACATTAGCATTCCGTAAAAATTGTCGCAATACGATTTGTGGTAGTTGCGCTATGCGAATCAATGGCAGATCGGCTTTAGCTTGTAAAGAAAATGTTGGTAGTGAAATTGCCAGATTAGAAAAGATTCCATCCCCAGGAAGAGAAGCAAATGCAATTCCAGAAATGACGATCGCACCACTTGGTAATATGCCCGTAATTAAGGATTTAGTAGTGGATATGGGCAGTTTTTGGAATAACTTAGAAGCAGTAACTCCTTATGTGAGTACCGCAGCCAGACAAGTTCCAGAAAGAGAATTTTTGCAAACGCCACAAGAGCGATCGCTTCTCGATCAAACAGGTAATTGTATTATGTGTGGAGCTTGCTACTCAGAATGCAATGCTCGTGAAGTTAATCCCGATTTTGTTGGGCCCCATGCCCTAGCCAAAGCTTACCGCATGGTCGCAGACTCACGCGACCAAACAACCGAAACTCGCTTAGAAAATTACAACGAAGGTACTAAAGGAGTGTGGGGTTGTACCCGTTGTTTGTATTGTGATTCAGTGTGCCCAATGGAAGTAGCACCATTAGAGCAAATCACTAAAATTAAACAAGAAATACTCGCTCGTAAACAAGCCGATGCTAGTCGTTCAATTCGCCACCGCAAAGTCTTAATTGACCTAGTAAAAGCAGGCGGCTGGATTGATGAACGTCAATTTGGTATACAAGTTGTCGCTAATTATTTTCGCGATTTACGAGGATTGCTCAGTTTAGCACCCCTCGGTTTACGGATGATTGCTAGAGGTAAATTCCCCCTTTCCTTTGAATCTTCCGAAGGTACCCAACAAGTGCGATCGCTAATTGAATCTGTGCAAGAGGAGGTAGGGGCTAGGGATTAG
- a CDS encoding AbrB family transcriptional regulator, whose protein sequence is MTETATAPLTGKALLAKVKELSNLPRRERAKQCGYYTVTKNNQVRVNLTDFYDALLSARGIPLSPEAPKDGRGREPTYRVSVHQNGQIVIGATYTKAMGLKPGDEFEIRLGYKHIHLIQLGESDKKLTQTDLDVDDLDDEDLEDEDEE, encoded by the coding sequence ATGACTGAAACTGCAACCGCGCCATTAACCGGAAAAGCATTGCTTGCTAAAGTAAAAGAACTTTCCAATTTACCACGTCGAGAAAGAGCAAAGCAGTGCGGCTATTACACTGTCACCAAGAATAATCAGGTTCGTGTAAATCTCACTGATTTTTATGATGCTTTGCTATCGGCTAGAGGAATTCCATTAAGCCCAGAAGCACCCAAAGATGGACGTGGTCGCGAACCGACATACCGTGTTAGCGTTCATCAAAATGGCCAGATTGTGATTGGTGCTACATACACCAAAGCAATGGGCTTAAAGCCAGGTGATGAATTTGAAATTAGACTGGGTTACAAGCATATTCACTTGATTCAACTTGGTGAAAGCGACAAAAAATTAACCCAGACAGATTTGGATGTTGATGACTTAGATGATGAAGATTTAGAAGACGAAGACGAAGAATAA
- a CDS encoding CPBP family intramembrane glutamic endopeptidase translates to MFFVPILITLITPSADKVLAFFQNASVIFVVMAFFIAWVGCWLPIAAGIAIALKWQPQKTLQAEQKLPLLISLYLLAPLIIWGMSSLGLRSLSDYGFVANISIFSSLLFGFSLGVMSLTIVFIGQFWLGWCKWQESNFKLILPNLLPILLVALLVGAIEELVFRGFLLTELAREYPIWLAAIISSLIFALLHLVWEQRETIPQLPGLWLMGMVLVLARFADHGNLGIAWGLHAGWVWAIATIDTVGLITYTDKVSEWLTGKNKKPLAGLAGIICVLLAGVILWFFPNIVRIN, encoded by the coding sequence GTGTTTTTTGTGCCTATTTTAATAACATTGATAACGCCATCAGCCGACAAAGTACTGGCATTTTTCCAAAATGCATCAGTAATATTTGTAGTGATGGCTTTTTTTATTGCTTGGGTAGGGTGTTGGTTACCTATAGCAGCAGGGATAGCGATCGCACTCAAATGGCAACCTCAAAAAACTTTACAAGCAGAACAAAAGTTGCCCTTATTAATATCCCTTTATCTATTAGCCCCGCTAATTATCTGGGGAATGAGTTCATTGGGATTGCGATCGCTCTCTGATTACGGTTTTGTTGCTAATATTTCAATTTTTAGCTCTTTACTTTTTGGCTTTAGCTTAGGAGTTATGAGCTTAACTATTGTATTTATCGGTCAATTTTGGTTGGGTTGGTGTAAATGGCAAGAATCAAATTTCAAATTGATTTTACCCAACTTGCTACCAATCTTGTTGGTAGCTTTATTAGTTGGTGCCATAGAAGAGTTAGTTTTTCGCGGCTTCCTCTTAACGGAATTAGCAAGAGAATACCCAATTTGGTTAGCGGCGATCATTTCTAGCTTAATTTTTGCCCTACTACATTTAGTCTGGGAACAACGAGAAACCATTCCCCAACTCCCTGGGTTGTGGCTGATGGGAATGGTACTAGTATTAGCCAGATTTGCCGATCACGGTAATTTGGGTATAGCTTGGGGACTTCACGCCGGATGGGTATGGGCGATCGCGACTATAGACACAGTAGGATTAATTACTTACACAGATAAAGTATCGGAATGGTTGACTGGTAAGAACAAAAAACCTCTAGCTGGTTTAGCTGGAATTATTTGTGTTTTGCTAGCTGGGGTAATTCTGTGGTTTTTTCCTAACATAGTTAGAATTAACTAA
- the htpG gene encoding molecular chaperone HtpG — MLEQGTISIHTENIFPIIKKSLYSDHQIFLRELVSNAVDAIQKLKMVSRAGEYNGDIGEPEIEIAIDKNNKTISISDNGIGMTAEEVKKYINQVAFSSAEEFIHKYQGKSDQPIIGHFGLGFYSSFMVAQKVEIDTLSYQEGAQAVHWSCDGSPEFTLEESSRTNRGTTITLTLQAEEEEYLESARIKTLVKTYCDFMPVPIKLEGEVLNQQKAPWRESPNNLSKEDYLEFYRYLYPFQEEPLLWVHLNTDYPFIINGILYFPKMRPDVDVTKGQIKLFCNQVFVSDNCEEIIPQFLMPMRGVIDSTDIPLNVSRSALQGDRTVRKIGDYIAKKVGDRLKELYRDNREQYISAWKDLGTFVKFGVLNDDKFKKQVEDIIIFRSTAKIAEQSVSTPAVEVQSQDGDVWQDVTPNAPSTEGSATSTPYTTLKEYLERNKERHENKVFYCTDEASQATYVELHKNQGLEVLFMDSFIDTHFINFLEREYNDVKFTRVDSDLDNTLLDDKSGEIVDPTTNKTKSEVIKELFEKALNKPKVNIRTEALKSDNPQGTPPAMVLLPEILRRLREMNAMMQQQTTEFPEDHILLVNTAHPLIQNLANLSQGSIIQGDGLSPTAQLVNMICQHVYDLALMSQKGFDGEGMKSFVERSNDVLTKLTEQVNH, encoded by the coding sequence ATGCTAGAACAAGGCACTATCAGTATTCATACCGAGAATATTTTCCCGATTATTAAGAAGTCTCTCTACTCAGATCACCAAATCTTCTTGCGGGAACTAGTATCTAACGCTGTAGATGCCATTCAAAAACTTAAAATGGTATCCCGTGCGGGAGAATATAACGGAGATATTGGCGAACCAGAAATTGAAATTGCCATAGATAAAAATAACAAGACTATCTCTATTTCTGATAACGGGATCGGAATGACCGCAGAGGAAGTAAAGAAATATATCAACCAAGTTGCTTTCTCTAGTGCTGAAGAATTTATTCACAAATATCAAGGCAAATCAGACCAGCCAATTATTGGTCACTTCGGTCTAGGCTTTTATTCTTCCTTCATGGTGGCGCAAAAAGTCGAAATTGATACCCTCTCCTACCAAGAAGGCGCGCAAGCGGTACATTGGTCTTGTGATGGTTCACCAGAGTTTACTTTAGAAGAATCATCTCGGACAAATCGTGGTACTACCATCACCCTGACTTTACAGGCGGAAGAAGAAGAATATTTAGAATCAGCACGAATTAAGACTCTTGTTAAGACATATTGCGACTTCATGCCAGTGCCAATCAAACTGGAAGGTGAAGTATTAAATCAGCAAAAAGCACCTTGGCGAGAATCTCCCAATAATCTCAGCAAGGAAGATTATCTAGAGTTTTATCGCTATCTCTATCCTTTTCAAGAAGAACCTCTGCTTTGGGTGCATCTGAATACAGACTATCCCTTCATTATTAATGGGATTCTGTATTTCCCCAAAATGAGACCCGATGTTGATGTAACTAAGGGACAAATTAAGCTATTTTGCAATCAAGTTTTTGTCAGCGACAACTGCGAAGAAATTATTCCCCAATTCTTGATGCCGATGCGGGGTGTAATTGATAGTACCGATATTCCTTTAAACGTATCACGTAGCGCCCTACAAGGCGATCGCACTGTTCGCAAAATCGGTGACTACATTGCTAAGAAAGTAGGTGATCGCTTAAAAGAACTTTACCGCGACAACCGCGAACAATACATCAGTGCATGGAAAGACCTCGGCACTTTTGTGAAGTTTGGTGTGCTTAATGATGATAAATTCAAAAAACAAGTTGAAGATATCATTATCTTCCGCAGCACTGCTAAAATTGCCGAACAATCCGTGTCCACTCCAGCAGTTGAAGTCCAGTCCCAAGACGGAGATGTTTGGCAAGATGTTACCCCAAATGCACCCAGCACTGAGGGTTCAGCCACTAGCACTCCCTACACCACTCTCAAAGAATATTTAGAACGCAACAAAGAACGTCACGAAAACAAAGTTTTCTACTGCACTGATGAAGCATCACAAGCTACGTACGTAGAATTACATAAGAATCAAGGCTTAGAAGTCCTATTCATGGACTCCTTCATCGATACCCACTTCATCAACTTCTTAGAACGGGAATATAACGATGTAAAATTCACACGGGTAGATTCAGACTTAGATAATACCCTTTTGGATGATAAATCTGGGGAAATTGTAGACCCCACAACCAATAAAACCAAGAGTGAAGTTATCAAAGAATTATTTGAAAAAGCTCTCAATAAACCCAAAGTCAATATCCGCACTGAAGCGTTGAAATCGGATAATCCTCAGGGAACTCCACCTGCAATGGTACTACTACCAGAAATTCTCCGTCGTCTGCGAGAAATGAATGCGATGATGCAGCAACAAACTACAGAGTTTCCCGAAGACCATATTTTACTGGTTAATACTGCTCATCCCCTGATTCAAAATCTGGCTAATCTCAGCCAAGGTAGTATTATCCAAGGTGATGGTTTATCCCCAACAGCGCAATTGGTGAACATGATTTGCCAACATGTCTACGATTTAGCGTTAATGTCTCAGAAAGGCTTTGACGGTGAAGGAATGAAATCCTTTGTTGAGCGATCAAATGACGTGTTAACCAAGCTGACAGAACAAGTCAATCATTAA
- the rpmB gene encoding 50S ribosomal protein L28, which translates to MSRRCELTGKKANNAFSVSHSHRRTKRLQQANLQNKRVWWPSGNRWVKLKLSTKAIKTLETKGLEAMAKEAGINLNHY; encoded by the coding sequence ATGTCTCGTCGCTGTGAATTAACTGGTAAGAAGGCTAATAATGCCTTTTCCGTGTCTCACTCCCATCGCCGTACCAAGCGCCTTCAGCAAGCAAATTTACAAAACAAGCGTGTTTGGTGGCCTAGTGGAAATCGTTGGGTGAAACTGAAGCTTTCTACCAAAGCAATCAAAACCTTAGAAACCAAAGGTTTGGAAGCAATGGCCAAAGAAGCTGGGATTAACTTGAATCATTACTAA